Proteins encoded in a region of the Vicia villosa cultivar HV-30 ecotype Madison, WI linkage group LG5, Vvil1.0, whole genome shotgun sequence genome:
- the LOC131605051 gene encoding F-box/kelch-repeat protein At3g06240-like, which produces MAKYVSEKVRNHIPDDLAIPILSKLPLKSLKRFGCVNKSWSVLFENPKFMVEFRNNFISIPHSYYNDTSLLLHQIVCNHNRTYISFYLHSLSGERLENKVKLDLPNPFQQEEPGFYVLVSGSINGILCLYDRDTIVMWNPTTGEFKVIPPSRVESLPPYQGIIKYLHGFGYDPFSDDYKIIRKVIFVPVTDDDDDDDIPPCDVKWKDMCENYEPFWEVYSLVYNSWRKVDLILPTCCWEGGNRNDNLLYLDGMCHWLSNSYGEYNEEYLVSFDLANEICFTTLIPTLMPLDIDPNNWVSHALVLLNGSIASILWYTNTFHISILGKVGVKESWTKIFVVGPLSDDIKFPIGAGKNGDIFFAKKEGREPICFDLCTQMIEELDGVKGAYNSQIIIYKESLVSIGGKHH; this is translated from the coding sequence ATGGCGAAATATGTAAGTGAGAAGGTAAGAAATCACATACCTGATGATCTTGCTATTCCCATTCTATCAAAACTTCCTTTAAAATCTTTGAAACGCTTTGGATGTGTAAACAAATCATGGTCtgttttgtttgaaaaccctaaattTATGGTCGAGTTTCGCAATAATTTCATATCCATTCCTCACTCTTATTACAATGATACATCTCTTCTCCTTCATCAAATTGTTTGTAATCACAACCGTACTTACATTAGTTTCTATTTGCATTCACTTTCCGGCGAGAGGCTTGAGAATAAAGTTAAACTGGACCTTCCAAATCCATTTCAACAAGAGGAACCTGGATTTTATGTATTGGTTTCTGGTAGTATAAATGGAATTCTATGTCTTTACGACCGTGATACGATTGTAATGTGGAATCCAACTACTGGAGAATTTAAAGTCATTCCTCCCAGCCGTGTCGAGTCTCTACCACCCTATCAGGGTATTATTAAGTATCTTCATGGATTTGGTTATGACCCTTTTAGTGACGACTATAAAATTATTAGGAAGGTAATTTTTGTTCCTGTAAcggatgatgacgatgatgatgatattCCCCCGTGTGATGTGAAATGGAAAGATATGTGTGAGAATTATGAACCCTTTTGGGAGGTATATAGCTTAGTATATAACTCTTGGAGGAAAGTTGATCTCATCCTTCCTACTTGTTGTTGGGAAGGCGGCAACCGTAATGATAATCTACTATACTTGGATGGAATGTGTCATTGGCTCTCTAACTCTTACGGAGAATACAATGAAGAGTACTTGGTGTCATTTGACTTGGCCAATGAAATTTGTTTTACCACACTCATACCCACACTCATGCCCTTAGACATAGATCCCAATAATTGGGTGAGTCATGCATTGGTGTTGTTAAATGGATCTATTGCTTCAATTTTATGGTATACAAATACTTTTCACATATCAATTTTAGGCAAAGTGGGTGTGAAGGAATCTTGGACTAAAATCTTTGTTGTTGGACCCTTGTCCGACGACATTAAGTTTCCTATTGGAGCGGGAAAGAATGGTGATATATTCTTTGCAAAGAAAGAAGGAAGAGAACCAATCTGCTTTGATTTATGTACTCAAATGATTGAGGAACTTGATGGTGTGAAAGGAGCATATAATTctcaaataataatttataaagaaAGTCTCGTTTCGATTGGAGGAAAACATCATTAG
- the LOC131606905 gene encoding ribonuclease 1-like gives MKLLSLLFSLFYFLHSYSYYSANINFKYFMLAETWPKSFCKQKQCIPNVPLQFSVHGLWPKNNTPPHTYKCTTDTNMVDLNNAKLKKVWPSLTGNNKGFWDHEWNQHGTCSTMLSVDYFNHAIILYEKNNIKDILKMPLNPGGAAALIPGGTAKSADIQKHIKVIIGFEPQLHCEKGSADLMEVRLCFNTDLVNPSYMNCPSHLVCPPDINLPL, from the exons ATGAAGTTACTATCATTATTGTTCTCTCTCTTCTACTTCTTACACTCCTATTCTTATTATTCTGCAAATATTAACTTTAAATACTTCATGTTGGCCGAAACATGGCCAAAATCCTTCTGCAAACAAAAGCAGTGTATCCCAAATGTACCATTACAGTTTTCTGTGCATGGCCTCTGGCCTAAGAACAACACCCCTCCTCACACATATAAATGCACAACAGATACAAATATG gTTGACCTAAACAATGCTAAGCTTAAAAAAGTGTGGCCGTCTTTAACCGGAAACAACAAGGGATTTTGGGACCACGAGTGGAACCAGCATGGCACTTGCTCCACCATGTTATCGGTTGATTACTTTAATCACGCTATAATTCTCTATGAGAAAAATAATATCAAAGACATTCTAAAGATGCCTCTAAACCCAGGTGGAGCGGCGGCTCTCATACCGGGTGGAACTGCGAAATCAGCTGATATTCAGAAGCATATAAAGGTTATTATCGGATTTGAACCACAACTTCATTGTGAAAAGGGTTCTGCAGATTTGATGGAAGTTAGATTGTGCTTTAATACTGATCTAGTAAACCCCTCCTATATGAATTGTCCTTCTCATTTAGTTTGTCCACCTGACATAAATTTACCATTATAA
- the LOC131605052 gene encoding F-box/kelch-repeat protein At3g06240-like, producing the protein MAKYVSEKVRNHIPDDLAIPILSKVPLKSLKRFGCVNKSWSVLFENPKFMVEFRNNFISISHSYYNDTSLLLHQIVCNHNRTYISFYLHSLSGERLENKVKLDLPNPFQQEEPGFYVLVSGSINGILCLYDRDTIVMWNPTTGEFKVIPPSRVESLPPYQGIIKYLHGFGYDPFSDDYKIIRKVIFVPVTDDDDDDDIPPCDVKWKDMCENYEPFWEVYSLVYNSWRKVDLILPTCCWEGGNRNDNLLYLDGMCHWLSNSYGEYNEEYLVSFDLANEICFTTLIPTLLPLDIDPNNWVSHALVLLNGSIASILWYTNTFHISILGKVGVKESWTKIFVVGPLSDDIKFPIGAGKNGDIFFAKKEGREPICFDLCTQMIEELDGVKGAYNSQIIIYKESLVSIGGKHH; encoded by the coding sequence ATGGCGAAATATGTAAGTGAGAAGGTAAGAAATCACATACCTGATGATCTTGCTATCCCCATTCTATCAAAAGTTCCTTTAAAATCTTTGAAACGCTTTGGATGTGTAAACAAATCATGGTCtgttttgtttgaaaaccctaaattTATGGTCGAGTTTCGCAATAATTTCATATCCATTTCTCACTCTTATTACAATGATACATCTCTCCTCCTTCATCAAATTGTTTGTAATCACAACCGTACTTACATTAGTTTCTATTTGCATTCACTTTCCGGCGAGAGGCTTGAGAATAAAGTTAAACTGGACCTTCCAAATCCATTTCAACAAGAGGAACCTGGATTTTATGTATTGGTTTCTGGTAGTATAAATGGAATTCTATGTCTTTACGACCGTGATACGATTGTAATGTGGAATCCAACTACTGGAGAATTTAAAGTCATTCCTCCCAGCCGTGTCGAGTCTCTACCACCCTATCAGGGTATTATTAAGTATCTTCATGGATTTGGTTATGACCCTTTTAGTGACGACTATAAAATTATTAGGAAGGTAATTTTTGTTCCTGTAAcggatgatgacgatgatgatgatattCCCCCGTGTGATGTGAAATGGAAAGATATGTGTGAGAATTATGAACCCTTTTGGGAGGTATATAGCTTAGTATATAACTCTTGGAGGAAAGTTGATCTCATCCTTCCTACTTGTTGTTGGGAAGGCGGCAACCGTAATGATAATCTACTATACTTGGATGGAATGTGTCATTGGCTCTCTAACTCTTACGGAGAATACAATGAAGAGTACTTGGTGTCATTTGACTTGGCCAATGAAATTTGTTTTACCACACTCATACCCACACTCCTGCCCTTAGACATAGATCCCAATAATTGGGTGAGTCATGCATTGGTGTTGTTAAATGGATCTATTGCTTCAATTTTATGGTATACAAATACTTTTCACATATCAATTTTAGGCAAAGTGGGTGTGAAGGAATCTTGGACTAAAATCTTTGTTGTTGGACCCTTGTCCGACGACATTAAGTTTCCTATTGGAGCGGGAAAGAATGGTGATATATTCTTTGCAAAGAAAGAAGGAAGAGAACCAATCTGCTTTGATTTATGTACTCAAATGATTGAGGAACTTGATGGTGTGAAAGGAGCATATAATTctcaaataataatttataaagaaAGTCTCGTTTCGATTGGAGGAAAACATCATTAG